One Polaribacter sp. SA4-12 genomic window carries:
- a CDS encoding carbon-nitrogen hydrolase family protein, translating to MKIENIENIELQYLTIHDYQELKQAMIEVYSNMQSTYWEESQIQSLITKFPEGQVVIKINGELAGCALSLMVDYDKFDDHHTYKEITGDYTFSTHSNSGDVLYGIDVFIKPEFRGLRLGRRLYDYRKELCEKLNLRGIAFGGRIPNYHKHSDSISPKEYIEKVKRKEIHDPVLNFQISNDFHPSKVMKGYIEGDADSNDFAVLLEWDNVYYKKETVKAVIKKKVVRLGLIQWQMRLYKDLEELMQQAEYFVDAVSAYRSDFALFPEFFNAPLMADNNHLPESEAIRELAKYTPIIVQKFSELAITYNINIITGSMPELKDGLLYNVGYICKRDGTTDRYEKLHVTPDEAKVWGMQGGNELKTFDTDCGKIGVLICYDSEFPELSRILAEEGMDILFIPFLTDTQNGYSRVRHCAQARAIENECYVAIAGSVGNLPKVNNMDIQFAQSMVFTPCDFSFPANGIKAEATTNTEMILIADVDLDLLKDLNQFGSVRNLKDRRTDLFELKKINKIKND from the coding sequence ATGAAAATAGAAAATATAGAAAATATTGAATTGCAGTATTTAACAATTCACGATTATCAAGAGTTAAAACAAGCAATGATTGAGGTGTATTCTAATATGCAAAGTACCTATTGGGAAGAATCTCAAATACAATCATTAATTACAAAATTTCCTGAAGGGCAGGTTGTTATAAAAATAAACGGCGAGCTTGCAGGTTGTGCTTTGTCTTTAATGGTAGATTATGATAAGTTTGATGATCATCACACATACAAAGAAATTACAGGAGATTATACGTTTAGTACGCACAGTAATTCTGGAGATGTTTTATACGGAATAGATGTTTTTATAAAACCAGAATTTAGAGGTTTACGTTTAGGACGAAGATTGTATGATTATAGAAAAGAATTGTGTGAAAAATTAAATTTAAGAGGAATCGCCTTTGGAGGAAGAATTCCTAATTATCACAAACATTCAGATTCAATTTCACCTAAAGAATACATAGAAAAGGTAAAACGTAAAGAAATTCATGATCCTGTTTTAAACTTTCAAATCTCTAATGATTTTCATCCCTCAAAAGTGATGAAAGGCTATATAGAAGGAGATGCAGATTCTAATGACTTTGCCGTTTTATTAGAATGGGACAATGTGTATTATAAAAAAGAAACTGTAAAAGCGGTTATAAAGAAAAAAGTAGTTCGTTTAGGTTTAATACAATGGCAAATGCGTTTGTATAAAGATTTAGAAGAATTAATGCAGCAAGCAGAATATTTTGTGGATGCAGTTTCTGCCTATAGATCTGACTTTGCCTTGTTTCCAGAGTTTTTTAATGCGCCTTTAATGGCGGATAATAATCATCTTCCAGAATCTGAGGCAATTAGAGAATTGGCAAAATATACACCAATAATTGTTCAGAAATTTTCTGAGTTGGCAATTACCTATAACATTAATATTATTACAGGTAGTATGCCAGAATTAAAAGATGGTTTGTTGTATAATGTTGGTTATATCTGTAAAAGAGATGGAACCACAGATAGATATGAAAAACTACACGTAACGCCAGATGAAGCTAAAGTTTGGGGAATGCAAGGAGGAAATGAGTTAAAAACCTTTGATACAGATTGTGGTAAAATTGGTGTTTTAATTTGTTACGATTCTGAGTTTCCTGAGTTAAGTAGAATTTTGGCAGAAGAAGGAATGGATATTTTATTTATCCCGTTTTTAACGGATACACAAAACGGATATTCTAGAGTACGACATTGTGCACAAGCAAGGGCTATAGAAAACGAATGTTATGTTGCCATTGCGGGTAGTGTTGGTAATTTACCAAAAGTAAATAATATGGACATTCAGTTTGCGCAATCTATGGTATTTACACCGTGTGATTTTTCTTTTCCTGCAAACGGAATAAAAGCAGAAGCAACCACAAATACAGAAATGATTTTAATTGCTGATGTAGATTTAGACTTATTAAAAGATTTAAATCAATTTGGAAGTGTACGTAACTTAAAAGATAGAAGAACAGATCTTTTTGAATTAAAAAAGATAAATAAAATTAAAAATGATTAA
- a CDS encoding arginine decarboxylase, which translates to MNTKYIDLVEQTFDFPQEEFKTENNKLFWHGINLMELIEEYGSPLKFTYLPKISENINKAKDWFQESINKHNYKGKYFYSYCTKSSHFKHILHEALKNDIHIETSSAFDIDIVNNLKKEGKIKDDTFIICNGFKRDQYIKNIGGLINSGHKNVIPIIDNYEEINLLLDETDKKINVGIRIASEEEPKFEFYTSRLGIGYKNIVSFYEREIAGNKQVDLKMLHFFINTGIKDNAYYWNELMKCLNVYINLKKVCPTLDSLNIGGGFPIKNSLGFDYDYQYMIDEIINQIKQACDEAGVEVPNIFTEFGSFTVGESGAAIYEILYQKKQNDRERWNMINSSFITTLPDAWAINKRFIMLPINKWNKQYERVLLGGLTCDSDDYYNSEQHVNGIYLPVFEKEKPLYIGFFNTGAYQESVGGFGGLQHCLIPHPKHLIIDRDENGNITTRIFKEQQKSSEMLSILGYGEPVKEEKNTVALTK; encoded by the coding sequence GTGAACACAAAATATATAGATTTAGTCGAGCAAACGTTCGATTTTCCTCAGGAAGAATTCAAAACAGAAAATAATAAATTGTTTTGGCACGGAATTAATTTAATGGAATTAATAGAAGAATATGGCTCTCCATTAAAATTTACTTATTTGCCAAAAATTTCAGAAAATATCAATAAAGCAAAAGATTGGTTTCAAGAAAGTATCAATAAACATAACTATAAAGGAAAATATTTTTATAGCTATTGTACAAAAAGCTCTCATTTTAAACACATTTTACATGAAGCTTTAAAAAATGATATTCATATAGAAACATCTTCTGCTTTTGACATAGATATTGTAAATAATCTTAAAAAAGAAGGTAAAATAAAAGACGATACGTTTATTATTTGTAACGGATTTAAGCGTGATCAATACATCAAAAATATTGGAGGTTTAATAAACTCTGGTCACAAAAATGTAATTCCGATTATTGATAATTACGAAGAAATAAATCTATTGTTAGATGAAACAGATAAAAAAATAAATGTTGGTATTAGAATCGCTTCAGAAGAAGAACCAAAATTTGAGTTTTACACATCTAGACTTGGTATTGGCTATAAAAACATCGTTTCTTTTTATGAGCGCGAAATAGCTGGTAACAAACAAGTAGATTTAAAAATGCTTCATTTTTTTATCAATACAGGCATCAAAGACAACGCATATTATTGGAACGAATTGATGAAATGTTTAAACGTTTACATCAACCTAAAAAAAGTTTGTCCAACTTTAGATAGTTTAAATATTGGAGGCGGATTTCCTATAAAAAATTCATTGGGTTTTGATTATGATTATCAATATATGATTGATGAAATTATCAACCAAATAAAACAAGCTTGTGATGAAGCAGGAGTAGAGGTGCCAAATATTTTTACAGAGTTCGGAAGCTTTACAGTGGGAGAATCTGGCGCAGCTATTTATGAGATTTTGTATCAAAAGAAACAAAATGACAGAGAACGTTGGAACATGATAAACTCTTCATTTATAACTACTTTACCAGATGCTTGGGCAATTAATAAACGTTTTATTATGCTGCCAATTAATAAATGGAATAAACAATACGAACGTGTTTTATTGGGTGGTTTAACATGTGATAGCGATGATTATTACAACTCAGAGCAACATGTAAACGGAATCTATTTGCCTGTTTTTGAAAAAGAAAAACCATTATATATCGGCTTTTTTAACACAGGTGCGTATCAAGAATCTGTTGGAGGTTTTGGAGGATTACAACACTGTTTAATTCCGCATCCAAAACATTTAATCATAGACAGAGATGAAAACGGAAATATCACAACAAGAATATTTAAAGAGCAACAAAAAAGTAGTGAAATGCTTTCTATCTTAGGATATGGAGAACCAGTTAAAGAAGAAAAAAATACAGTAGCATTAACAAAATAA
- the speB gene encoding agmatinase — protein MATNKTYAGIPQEYGNLPTSKIVLIPVPYDGTSTWQKGADKGPQAFLDASENMELYDIETDSEVYKEGVYLAHPIYENSSPEKMVEKVHEITKKYINRNKFVTVFGGEHSVSIGTIRAFNECFNNISVLHIDAHADLRKEYEGSSCNHACAVYEANENTNLVQVGIRSMDVSEKRVMNLDKVFFAHDMAVNEDWMDDVLDQLTGNVFITFDLDALDPSIMPSTGTPEPGGLLYYETLEFLKKVFTERNVVGFDMVELCPNSKEKSSDFLAAKLYYKMLSYKFSSKMEDEEDYDNSKDAFSKLSKFKDNDDDF, from the coding sequence ATGGCAACAAATAAAACCTATGCAGGAATTCCACAAGAATATGGAAACCTACCAACATCAAAAATAGTATTAATTCCAGTTCCTTATGATGGAACAAGTACTTGGCAAAAAGGAGCAGATAAAGGGCCACAAGCTTTTTTAGATGCATCAGAAAATATGGAATTGTATGATATTGAAACAGATTCTGAAGTTTATAAAGAAGGGGTGTATTTAGCACATCCAATTTATGAGAATTCTTCGCCAGAGAAAATGGTAGAGAAGGTACATGAGATTACTAAAAAATATATCAACAGAAATAAGTTTGTGACTGTTTTTGGTGGAGAACATTCCGTTTCTATAGGAACTATTAGAGCATTTAATGAATGTTTCAATAATATTTCTGTGTTGCATATAGATGCGCATGCAGATTTAAGAAAAGAATATGAAGGCTCTTCTTGCAATCATGCTTGTGCTGTTTATGAAGCAAATGAAAATACTAATTTAGTACAAGTTGGTATTAGAAGTATGGATGTTTCTGAGAAAAGAGTAATGAATCTTGACAAAGTGTTTTTTGCACATGATATGGCTGTAAATGAAGATTGGATGGATGATGTTTTAGATCAACTTACTGGTAATGTTTTTATTACGTTTGATTTAGATGCGTTAGATCCTTCAATTATGCCAAGTACAGGAACTCCAGAACCAGGAGGTTTATTATACTATGAAACATTAGAATTCTTAAAAAAAGTGTTTACAGAACGTAATGTGGTCGGTTTTGATATGGTTGAACTTTGCCCAAATTCTAAAGAAAAATCTTCAGACTTTTTAGCAGCAAAATTGTATTACAAAATGTTAAGCTATAAATTTTCTTCAAAAATGGAAGATGAAGAAGATTATGATAATTCTAAAGATGCATTTAGCAAATTATCAAAATTTAAAGATAATGACGACGATTTTTAA